The Enterococcus sp. 7F3_DIV0205 genome has a window encoding:
- a CDS encoding MurR/RpiR family transcriptional regulator gives MNIDSLAEKYQLNKTEIQILRYMADHRQELKNLGIREIAKQSFVSTATVINMAKKMNFTGYSELVFYISEFNLNQERLEKHDVIKAYGNHFLTLMKKYQDKNIMILGSGFSQNLANYFSEYLNLYGFRATSNSHLEFLRESHKNDVLLIFISNSGNTGRMFELAEIAQTNELESICFVGSEQSAISKLSTLSISTNTYSKSSHQDFYPQLFFGTVLIQFELLMSYTLQNLQ, from the coding sequence GTGAATATCGATAGTCTTGCTGAAAAATACCAATTGAATAAAACCGAAATCCAAATTTTACGATATATGGCCGATCATCGGCAGGAATTGAAAAATTTAGGTATTCGGGAAATTGCCAAACAAAGTTTTGTTTCAACCGCAACCGTGATCAATATGGCGAAAAAAATGAATTTTACAGGCTACAGTGAACTTGTTTTTTACATCAGTGAATTCAACCTCAACCAAGAACGTCTTGAAAAACATGACGTGATCAAAGCATATGGCAATCATTTTTTAACTCTTATGAAAAAATATCAGGATAAAAACATCATGATTTTAGGTTCTGGTTTTTCACAAAATTTAGCAAATTACTTTTCTGAATACTTAAATCTTTACGGATTTAGAGCCACTTCAAATAGTCATTTAGAATTTTTAAGAGAAAGTCATAAGAATGATGTATTACTGATTTTCATCAGTAATTCTGGTAATACTGGTAGGATGTTTGAACTCGCAGAAATCGCTCAGACTAATGAGTTGGAAAGCATCTGCTTTGTTGGTAGTGAGCAATCTGCAATCAGTAAACTTTCTACACTTTCTATCAGTACAAATACCTACTCTAAAAGCTCCCATCAAGATTTCTATCCTCAACTATTTTTTGGTACAGTTCTAATCCAATTTGAATTATTAATGAGTTACACACTTCAAAACTTACAGTAG
- a CDS encoding PTS sugar transporter subunit IIC, giving the protein MTKSASAKGSMVNRLNDILSPFANKIGNQRHLKAVSTGMMFGLPFIVIGSFFLIFANPPINIDQYDPAKAGVFMKFLAAWKEFAVANYDMITAPYNLTMGIIGLISVFGIAYSLSNEYKLNAAMNGMVSMVTYLLVCTPVKDGTISLAYLGTNGLFVAIILGLLVVEVSRFFEVKNIKISLPDTVPPMVVTFINTLIPLLTNIILFYGLNLVFLGMIDKTFPDAVMSVLTPAVNIAGSLGGLLLIVTLGNVLWLFGINGSSIIFPIVFTLGVAQTGLNAEQAAAGEAMTHLMNLQMFRISVLGGAGNTLGLVVLMMFSKVPQYRTIGKLSFVPGICSINEPVIFGLPIVFNPILGIPFLIMPIISLFLTYFAQKIGLISLGFIVDPSFTPFFAQAYLATMDWRNIVFYVFLVILSIVVYYPFFKVFEKNQTKLVDEVL; this is encoded by the coding sequence ATGACTAAATCTGCGAGCGCTAAAGGTTCTATGGTAAATCGATTGAATGACATTTTAAGTCCGTTTGCAAATAAAATTGGCAATCAGCGCCATCTTAAAGCTGTTTCAACTGGAATGATGTTTGGCTTACCATTTATTGTGATTGGTTCATTCTTCTTGATTTTTGCCAATCCGCCCATCAATATAGATCAGTATGATCCAGCGAAGGCTGGAGTCTTTATGAAGTTTTTAGCTGCGTGGAAAGAATTCGCTGTGGCCAATTATGATATGATTACAGCTCCATATAACTTAACGATGGGAATCATTGGATTAATTAGTGTCTTTGGGATTGCGTATTCATTATCAAATGAATACAAACTGAACGCTGCAATGAATGGTATGGTCAGTATGGTGACCTACTTACTTGTTTGTACGCCTGTCAAAGATGGTACGATTTCTCTTGCTTATTTAGGGACGAACGGGTTGTTTGTGGCAATTATTTTAGGTCTTTTAGTTGTTGAAGTCAGCCGTTTTTTTGAAGTGAAAAATATCAAAATTTCGCTGCCTGATACAGTACCGCCGATGGTTGTGACGTTTATTAATACGTTGATTCCGCTGTTGACGAATATTATCTTATTTTATGGATTGAATTTGGTGTTTTTAGGTATGATTGATAAAACGTTTCCTGATGCAGTCATGTCTGTACTAACACCAGCAGTCAACATTGCAGGAAGTTTAGGCGGGTTATTGCTGATCGTAACACTTGGAAATGTTCTCTGGTTATTTGGTATCAATGGTTCATCGATTATTTTTCCAATTGTCTTTACGTTGGGCGTAGCTCAAACAGGACTGAATGCAGAACAAGCTGCCGCAGGTGAAGCGATGACGCATTTGATGAACTTGCAGATGTTTCGGATTTCTGTTTTAGGTGGTGCAGGCAATACATTAGGTTTAGTGGTTTTAATGATGTTTAGTAAAGTTCCTCAATATCGTACGATTGGGAAACTTTCGTTTGTGCCAGGAATTTGTTCTATCAATGAACCAGTTATTTTCGGTCTGCCGATCGTTTTTAATCCGATTTTAGGGATTCCATTTTTGATTATGCCAATTATTTCACTGTTTCTAACGTACTTTGCACAAAAAATCGGCTTGATTTCGCTAGGATTTATTGTTGATCCGTCTTTCACACCATTTTTTGCTCAAGCGTATTTGGCTACGATGGATTGGCGCAATATTGTTTTCTATGTTTTCTTAGTTATTTTGAGTATTGTTGTCTATTATCCATTCTTTAAAGTATTTGAAAAAAATCAAACGAAATTAGTGGATGAAGTGTTGTAG
- the epsC gene encoding serine O-acetyltransferase EpsC, producing MSWLKRAVRAVKNNDPAARSTLEALLTYPGLHALFWHRFSHFLYRHRLFLLAKIHAQFWRFLTGIEIHPGATIASGVFIDHGMGVVIGQTAEIEEDVVLFHGVTLGGTGKDTGKRHPTVKKGAMIHAHAQILGPVTIGERAKIGAAAVVLTDIPDDATAVGIPAKVVRIKGEKLEVAYDSNL from the coding sequence ATGAGTTGGTTAAAAAGAGCTGTTAGAGCAGTCAAAAACAATGATCCAGCAGCGCGCTCAACGTTGGAAGCATTGCTTACATATCCAGGGTTGCATGCGTTGTTTTGGCATCGTTTTTCCCATTTTTTATATCGACATCGTTTGTTTTTATTAGCGAAAATCCACGCTCAGTTTTGGCGATTTTTAACAGGGATCGAGATCCATCCCGGTGCAACGATTGCGTCAGGTGTTTTTATCGATCACGGAATGGGCGTTGTGATTGGTCAAACAGCAGAAATCGAAGAGGATGTCGTGTTATTTCATGGAGTGACCTTAGGCGGTACAGGGAAGGACACAGGGAAACGTCATCCAACCGTCAAAAAAGGGGCGATGATCCATGCACATGCGCAAATATTGGGGCCTGTCACAATTGGTGAACGGGCTAAAATCGGAGCAGCAGCTGTTGTTTTAACAGATATACCAGACGATGCAACAGCTGTAGGAATTCCAGCAAAAGTGGTCAGAATCAAAGGAGAAAAATTGGAGGTAGCGTATGATTCAAATTTATAA
- the ispF gene encoding 2-C-methyl-D-erythritol 2,4-cyclodiphosphate synthase, whose protein sequence is MIRIGQGFDVHQLVEGRKLIIGGVELPFEKGLLGHSDADVLLHAITDAILGAAGLGDIGHLFPDTDPRFKDADSMKLLYEANQKILADGFTIGNIDCTILAEQPKMKPYLESMKENIAKACQIETNQINLKATTMEKMGFIGQEEGMGAIAVALLDK, encoded by the coding sequence ATGATACGAATTGGACAAGGATTTGATGTTCATCAATTGGTAGAAGGACGTAAATTGATCATCGGTGGTGTTGAGCTTCCTTTTGAGAAAGGCTTGTTAGGACACTCAGATGCAGATGTATTGCTGCATGCAATCACAGATGCCATTTTAGGTGCTGCAGGACTTGGAGATATCGGTCATTTATTTCCTGATACAGATCCAAGATTTAAAGATGCGGATTCAATGAAATTATTATATGAAGCAAATCAAAAAATTTTGGCTGACGGCTTTACTATTGGCAATATTGATTGTACAATTTTAGCAGAACAACCAAAAATGAAACCTTATTTGGAATCAATGAAAGAAAACATCGCGAAAGCGTGTCAAATTGAAACGAATCAAATCAATTTGAAAGCAACAACGATGGAAAAAATGGGTTTTATCGGTCAAGAAGAAGGTATGGGAGCGATCGCGGTCGCTTTACTTGATAAATAG
- a CDS encoding PIN/TRAM domain-containing protein produces the protein MQKRVITLLMVVVGASLGISLLPMAWDMAKQADNTWLNNNFTNSLIGALIFFILSLGLAKYIVSGVKKIEAALNEMSLTYLLFGSVGAIIGLIIGVIISIPMYNLNIPFVNSVLPILVMIIFGYLGFRMGTTRIDEWRKIFTPRQKKVQSENDGEVLERKVEDHFHKYKILDTSVIIDGRIYDIAKTGFLEGVILIPNFVLYELQYIADSGDSLKRVRGRRGLDILNALQKEDGISVEMYDGDFEDISEVDSKLIKLAKLLDGVVVTNDYNLNKVSEFQNVPVLNINALANAVKPVVIPGETMNVMVVKAGTERQQGVAYLDDGTMVVVEDGQHYMNEHIQVVVTSALQTAAGRMIFAKPAHSGRGIDDSKEEHKANERS, from the coding sequence ATGCAAAAACGTGTCATCACATTGCTGATGGTCGTCGTTGGCGCAAGTTTAGGTATTTCACTGTTACCGATGGCTTGGGACATGGCGAAACAGGCAGATAACACATGGCTGAACAACAACTTTACTAACAGTTTGATTGGTGCACTTATTTTCTTTATTTTATCGTTAGGGTTAGCAAAGTATATTGTTTCAGGTGTTAAAAAAATAGAAGCAGCATTAAACGAAATGAGTTTGACTTATCTTTTATTCGGGAGCGTGGGCGCAATCATTGGTCTGATCATTGGTGTGATTATTTCGATCCCAATGTATAATTTGAATATTCCGTTTGTAAATAGTGTCTTACCGATTTTGGTCATGATCATTTTTGGCTATCTTGGTTTCCGTATGGGGACGACACGAATCGATGAGTGGCGTAAAATTTTTACACCGCGACAAAAGAAAGTTCAATCTGAAAATGATGGAGAAGTTCTAGAACGCAAAGTGGAAGATCATTTCCATAAATATAAAATTTTGGATACTAGTGTAATTATCGATGGGAGAATCTATGACATTGCTAAAACGGGATTTTTAGAAGGTGTTATTTTAATTCCTAATTTTGTTCTGTATGAACTGCAGTATATTGCAGATTCTGGAGATAGCTTAAAGCGTGTCCGTGGACGTCGTGGATTAGACATTTTAAATGCGTTACAAAAAGAAGATGGCATCTCTGTGGAGATGTACGATGGCGATTTTGAAGATATTTCAGAAGTCGACAGTAAGTTGATCAAATTAGCGAAGTTGTTGGATGGTGTCGTTGTTACAAATGACTATAATCTAAACAAAGTTTCTGAATTCCAAAATGTTCCTGTCTTGAATATCAATGCGTTGGCTAATGCTGTAAAACCTGTCGTGATTCCAGGTGAGACCATGAATGTGATGGTGGTAAAAGCAGGGACAGAACGTCAGCAAGGTGTGGCTTATTTAGATGACGGTACAATGGTCGTAGTCGAAGATGGACAGCATTACATGAATGAACACATTCAGGTAGTTGTTACCAGTGCGCTACAAACTGCAGCTGGTCGGATGATTTTTGCGAAGCCTGCTCACTCAGGACGCGGTATCGACGACAGTAAAGAAGAACACAAAGCCAATGAAAGAAGCTAA
- the ispD gene encoding 2-C-methyl-D-erythritol 4-phosphate cytidylyltransferase, whose product MKEAKNRNKALDYEVILLAAGQGKRMGASRNKILLHLIGKPVISYSLNTFLNDPACKHIVLVTQENEQDLIAAMVKKETKKKRCPITIVSGGCERQYSVYNGLKALLDPRNIVMVHDGARPFVNLTQLKLLHRKVQETRAAILGVPVKDTIKRVIDGIVQETVPRETLWQIQTPQAFYGTDLLSVHACAQQEGYLGTDDASLIEKYSDLPVSMVLGSYENIKLTTPEDMLIGEAIVKRKRS is encoded by the coding sequence ATGAAAGAAGCTAAAAATAGAAACAAAGCGCTGGATTATGAAGTCATATTGTTGGCTGCTGGACAAGGTAAGAGAATGGGCGCCAGTCGGAATAAGATTTTATTGCATTTAATCGGCAAACCAGTTATTTCTTATTCATTAAATACATTTTTAAATGATCCTGCGTGCAAGCACATTGTCTTGGTCACACAAGAAAATGAACAAGATTTAATAGCGGCGATGGTCAAAAAAGAAACAAAGAAAAAAAGATGTCCAATCACGATCGTCTCTGGTGGTTGTGAACGGCAATACAGTGTCTACAATGGGTTGAAAGCATTACTCGATCCAAGGAATATCGTGATGGTCCATGATGGTGCAAGACCTTTTGTTAACTTGACACAATTGAAATTGTTACATCGAAAGGTACAAGAAACGAGAGCGGCAATTTTAGGTGTTCCAGTCAAAGATACAATCAAACGTGTGATCGATGGAATCGTTCAAGAAACAGTTCCACGTGAAACATTATGGCAAATTCAAACGCCGCAAGCTTTTTACGGGACTGACTTACTTTCGGTACATGCTTGTGCACAACAAGAAGGTTATTTAGGAACAGACGATGCATCGTTGATCGAAAAATATAGTGACTTACCAGTCTCGATGGTGTTAGGAAGTTATGAAAATATCAAATTGACGACCCCAGAAGATATGTTGATCGGCGAAGCAATCGTGAAACGAAAAAGAAGCTAG
- the radA gene encoding DNA repair protein RadA, with protein sequence MAKKAKVQFECQTCGYISPKYLGRCPNCGQWNTMTEEIIQDTTDRRVRVSLTGKKTQPQRLAEVVPKKEPRVKTKLVELNRVLGGGVVPGSLVLIGGDPGIGKSTLLLQVSQQLAEIGGKVLYVSGEESAEQIKMRAERLSSIDTEFYLYAETDMNEISKAIEKLEPDYVIIDSIQTMTQPDVTSVAGSVSQVRETTAELLKIAKTNGIAIFIVGHVTKEGSIAGPRMLEHMVDTVLYFEGDKHHTFRILRAVKNRFGSTNEIGIFEMREHGLEEVANPSQVFLEERLADATGSAIVVAMEGTRPILVEVQALVTPTMFGNAKRTTTGLDFNRVSLIMAVLEKRAGLLLQNQDAYLKAAGGVKINEPAIDLAVAVSIASSYKENGTKPTECFIGEIGLTGEIRRVNSIEQRVREAQKLGFTKIYLPKNNLGGWTPPEGIEIVGVATIGETLRKVFK encoded by the coding sequence ATGGCAAAAAAAGCAAAAGTTCAATTTGAGTGTCAAACGTGCGGGTATATCTCCCCTAAATATTTAGGTCGTTGTCCGAATTGCGGGCAATGGAACACAATGACAGAAGAAATTATTCAAGATACAACAGATCGCCGTGTCAGGGTCAGCTTAACTGGTAAAAAAACACAGCCCCAACGTTTAGCGGAAGTCGTGCCGAAAAAAGAACCTAGAGTTAAGACGAAGCTGGTAGAACTGAATCGTGTCTTAGGCGGTGGCGTGGTTCCTGGGTCACTTGTTTTGATCGGCGGAGATCCTGGTATCGGGAAATCAACGCTGCTATTACAAGTCTCACAACAACTAGCTGAGATCGGCGGCAAAGTCTTATATGTTTCTGGAGAAGAAAGCGCCGAACAAATCAAAATGCGTGCTGAACGTTTAAGCTCGATCGATACAGAATTTTATTTGTACGCTGAAACAGATATGAATGAAATCTCCAAAGCAATCGAAAAGTTAGAACCTGATTATGTGATCATCGACTCTATCCAAACGATGACACAACCTGATGTGACCAGTGTTGCTGGCAGTGTGAGTCAGGTACGGGAAACGACTGCTGAATTATTGAAAATAGCTAAAACAAATGGGATTGCGATTTTTATCGTTGGTCATGTGACCAAAGAAGGTTCAATTGCAGGACCACGTATGCTTGAACATATGGTAGATACGGTGTTGTATTTTGAAGGAGACAAACATCATACATTTAGAATCTTGAGAGCGGTGAAAAATCGTTTTGGGTCCACTAATGAGATCGGTATTTTTGAAATGCGGGAGCATGGACTGGAAGAAGTCGCGAATCCTTCACAAGTATTTTTAGAAGAGCGATTAGCTGATGCAACAGGTTCAGCCATTGTGGTAGCGATGGAAGGAACACGCCCGATTTTAGTTGAAGTGCAGGCGTTAGTGACACCAACTATGTTTGGTAATGCAAAACGAACAACAACAGGACTTGATTTTAACCGAGTATCTTTGATCATGGCCGTTTTAGAGAAACGTGCTGGATTACTATTACAAAATCAAGATGCCTATTTAAAAGCTGCAGGTGGCGTGAAGATCAACGAACCAGCGATCGATTTAGCAGTGGCTGTAAGCATTGCTTCAAGCTACAAAGAAAATGGTACAAAACCAACAGAATGTTTTATTGGTGAAATTGGTTTGACTGGTGAAATTCGGCGTGTGAATAGTATCGAACAGCGAGTACGTGAAGCACAAAAGCTTGGCTTTACCAAAATTTATTTACCGAAGAACAATTTAGGTGGTTGGACCCCGCCAGAGGGCATCGAGATTGTCGGCGTTGCGACAATCGGGGAAACACTGAGAAAAGTATTCAAATAG
- the serC gene encoding 3-phosphoserine/phosphohydroxythreonine transaminase, with translation MKTVYNFSAGPAVLPKSVLEKAQSELVNYENSGMSVMELSHRSSLFETIIENAETLLRELMKIPDNYKVLFLQGGASMQFTMVPLNLAQNKKALYVNTGSWAKKAISEAKKIKNVDVQVIASSEDKNFTYIPEISKEDIPQDAAYVHITTNNTIEGTTIYNLPDTGEVPLVADMSSNILSIDYNVADFGLIYAGAQKNIGPAGLTVVIVRDDLIGQADVLSAMLDYDIHAKNGSMYNTPPTYSIYMAKLVFEWIKEQGGVSQMEKQNKEKAAILYDEIDSSTLFSSPVNPKDRSINNIPFITGSDDLDKKFNQEALAAGFQNLKGHRSVGGMRASLYNAFPKAGVLALVDLMKKFEAENGGTK, from the coding sequence ATGAAAACTGTTTACAATTTTTCAGCTGGTCCCGCCGTTTTACCTAAAAGTGTATTGGAAAAAGCACAATCCGAATTGGTGAATTACGAGAACAGCGGCATGTCCGTGATGGAGTTGAGTCATCGTTCCTCCCTTTTTGAAACGATCATTGAAAATGCCGAAACTTTACTCAGAGAATTGATGAAAATTCCTGATAACTATAAAGTGCTCTTTTTACAAGGCGGCGCTAGTATGCAATTTACGATGGTTCCGTTGAATTTAGCACAAAATAAAAAAGCCTTATATGTCAACACTGGTTCTTGGGCAAAAAAAGCCATTAGTGAAGCGAAAAAAATCAAGAATGTTGACGTTCAAGTAATTGCTTCAAGTGAAGATAAAAATTTCACGTATATTCCTGAAATCAGTAAAGAAGACATCCCGCAAGATGCAGCCTATGTCCATATTACGACGAACAACACCATTGAAGGTACGACAATTTATAACCTCCCAGACACAGGTGAGGTGCCGCTTGTCGCAGATATGTCTTCTAATATTTTATCGATTGATTATAATGTGGCTGATTTTGGCTTAATTTACGCGGGAGCACAAAAAAATATTGGTCCAGCAGGACTTACTGTCGTTATCGTTCGTGATGACTTGATCGGTCAAGCCGATGTTCTCAGTGCCATGTTAGATTACGATATCCATGCGAAAAACGGCTCAATGTACAATACACCGCCGACATACAGCATTTACATGGCAAAGCTTGTCTTTGAATGGATCAAAGAACAAGGCGGTGTCTCTCAAATGGAAAAACAAAACAAAGAAAAAGCAGCGATTTTGTATGATGAAATTGATTCATCTACTCTATTTTCTTCACCAGTAAATCCAAAAGACCGCTCGATCAACAATATTCCTTTTATTACTGGCAGTGATGATCTAGATAAAAAATTCAATCAAGAAGCCTTAGCAGCAGGATTCCAAAATTTAAAAGGTCACCGTTCTGTAGGCGGTATGCGTGCAAGTTTATACAATGCCTTTCCAAAAGCTGGCGTTCTCGCTTTAGTTGACTTGATGAAAAAATTCGAAGCAGAAAATGGAGGAACAAAATAG
- a CDS encoding dUTP diphosphatase: protein MKQRGFEIITDYKDQGIAIPERATKGAAGYDFEAAETVVVPSIWQLQAQGIAPKPVLVKTGIKAYMAENEYLELVSRSSNPLKRFLMLANGVGVIDRDYYNNEGNEGHIMFQFLNFGYEEMVIEKGERIGQGIFKPFLLADVDDVETERTGGFGSSGKN from the coding sequence ATGAAACAACGAGGATTTGAAATTATTACGGATTATAAAGATCAAGGCATCGCGATTCCTGAACGTGCGACAAAAGGCGCTGCAGGTTACGATTTTGAAGCTGCAGAAACAGTAGTCGTTCCAAGTATTTGGCAATTACAAGCACAAGGCATAGCACCAAAACCAGTCTTGGTAAAAACGGGAATCAAAGCGTATATGGCTGAAAATGAGTATTTAGAATTAGTGAGCCGTTCATCAAACCCATTGAAGCGCTTTTTAATGTTAGCCAATGGCGTAGGTGTGATCGACCGCGATTATTATAATAACGAAGGCAACGAAGGACATATCATGTTTCAATTTTTGAATTTCGGCTATGAAGAGATGGTTATTGAAAAGGGCGAACGAATCGGACAAGGAATTTTTAAACCGTTTCTATTAGCGGATGTTGATGACGTAGAAACTGAACGTACAGGCGGTTTTGGCTCTTCAGGTAAAAACTAA
- the gltX gene encoding glutamate--tRNA ligase, producing the protein MTKVRVRYAPSPTGHLHIGNARTALFNYLFARHNDGDFIIRIEDTDQKRNIEDGEKSQLENLAWLGMDWDESPEKPGEYGPYRQSERGEIYQPLIDQLLVSNRAYKCYCTEEELEAEREAQRSRSEMPHYSGKCADLSPSEQAEKEAQGLKPVIRFRVPRNTSYTFEDMVKGEIVFESDNIGGDFVIQKRDGMPTYNFAVAVDDHMMKITHVLRGDDHIANTPKQLMVYEAFGWKAPEFGHMTLIINSETGKKLSKRDESILQFIEQYRELGYLPEAMFNFTALLGWSPVGEEEIFSQEELIKIFDPERLSKSPAAFDGKKLEWVNNQYMKQLDLDVLTDMCLPYLVAEGKVEAQPSSEKLEWLKKVVSLYQPQMSYAAEIVNVSELFFNEHPVLDDAAKEVLAGETVPTVLAAFKAQLEAMDVVDVPSIKAGIKAVQQETGVKGKNLFMPIRVAVSGQMHGPELGDTIELLGKEKALDHLNNVL; encoded by the coding sequence ATGACAAAAGTACGTGTACGTTACGCACCAAGTCCAACTGGACATCTGCACATCGGAAATGCAAGAACAGCTTTATTCAATTACTTATTTGCCCGTCATAATGATGGTGATTTTATTATCCGTATTGAAGATACAGACCAAAAAAGAAATATTGAAGATGGTGAAAAAAGCCAACTAGAAAACTTAGCATGGCTAGGCATGGATTGGGATGAGTCTCCTGAAAAACCAGGTGAGTACGGTCCTTACCGCCAATCTGAACGTGGCGAAATTTACCAACCATTGATCGATCAATTGTTAGTAAGCAATCGTGCCTATAAATGTTATTGTACTGAAGAAGAGTTGGAAGCTGAAAGAGAAGCACAACGTTCTCGCAGTGAAATGCCTCATTATTCAGGGAAATGTGCCGATTTGTCACCTTCTGAACAAGCAGAAAAAGAAGCGCAAGGACTTAAACCAGTCATTCGTTTCCGTGTACCGAGAAATACTTCTTACACATTTGAAGATATGGTCAAAGGTGAAATCGTTTTTGAATCAGATAATATCGGCGGCGATTTTGTTATTCAAAAACGTGATGGTATGCCGACTTACAATTTTGCTGTAGCAGTAGATGACCATATGATGAAAATCACACATGTTTTACGTGGGGATGATCACATTGCGAATACGCCAAAACAATTGATGGTGTATGAAGCATTTGGTTGGAAAGCACCAGAATTTGGTCATATGACGTTGATCATCAACTCAGAAACAGGGAAAAAATTAAGTAAACGTGACGAATCGATTTTACAATTTATCGAACAATACCGTGAACTTGGTTATTTACCAGAAGCTATGTTCAACTTCACAGCCTTACTAGGTTGGTCACCTGTTGGAGAAGAAGAAATCTTCTCCCAAGAAGAATTGATCAAAATCTTTGATCCAGAACGTTTAAGCAAATCACCAGCAGCTTTTGATGGGAAGAAACTTGAATGGGTCAATAATCAATATATGAAACAATTAGATTTAGATGTTTTAACAGATATGTGTCTTCCTTACTTAGTAGCTGAAGGCAAAGTCGAAGCTCAACCAAGCAGTGAAAAATTAGAGTGGTTGAAAAAAGTTGTTAGCTTATACCAACCACAAATGAGCTATGCTGCAGAAATTGTCAATGTATCTGAATTGTTCTTCAATGAACATCCAGTCTTAGATGATGCAGCAAAAGAAGTACTAGCTGGCGAAACCGTTCCTACTGTTTTAGCTGCTTTCAAAGCGCAATTAGAAGCGATGGACGTCGTTGATGTTCCAAGTATTAAAGCGGGGATCAAAGCTGTTCAACAAGAAACAGGGGTTAAAGGTAAAAACTTATTCATGCCGATTCGTGTCGCTGTTTCAGGACAAATGCATGGACCAGAATTAGGCGATACGATCGAACTTTTAGGAAAAGAAAAAGCCTTAGATCATTTAAATAACGTTTTATAA